The nucleotide sequence CATCTTGCTCGCGGGCTTGTGGGCCGAGGGCGAGACGCGGGTCCGCGAGCCGTCGCCCTCGCGCGATCACACCGAGCGCATGCTCCGGAGCCTCGGCGTAGCGCTGCGCGACGAGGCCGGCGCCCGGGTGCTCACCCCTCCCACGCGCGATTGGACGATGCCCGCGATCTTCGACGTGCCCGGCGATCCCTCGTCGGCGGCGTTCGTGCTCGCGGCCGCGGCCCTCGTTCCCGACGGCGAAGTGCGCGTGCGCGGCGTGAACACGAACCCCACGCGCACCGGCTTCTTGCGCGCGCTCGAGCGCATGGGCGCGTCGCTCACCCTGGAGCCGATGGGCGAGCGAGCGGGTGAGCCGGTCGCGGATCTCGTGCTGCGCGGCGGCGCGACGCTGCGCGCAATCCACGTCGAGCCGAGCGAGATTCCCTCGATGGTCGACGAGGTTCCCATTCTCTCCGTGCTCGCGACGCAAGCGCAGGGCACGACCGAGATCCGCGGCGCGGGTGAGCTGCGCGTGAAGGAGTCGGATCGGCTGGCGCAGATCGCCCGCGGGCTCACCGCGATGGGCGCCCGCGTGGAAGAGCTCCCCGACGGCCTGCGCATCGACGGTCCGACGCCGCTGCACGGCGCGACGATCGATGCCGCGCGCGATCACCGCATCGCCATGTCCTTCGCGGTCGCGGGGCTCTGCGCCGATGGCGATACGGCCGTCGAGGGCGCCGAGTGGGCCGACATCTCGTTCCCGGGGTTCTTCGAGGCGCTCGCGCGATGGACGAATGGCGCCGTCGACGCTCGAGGCGACTGGTCAGGCTTCTGACTATCGTGTCTACTCGCCGGGTCGGGCCGAGGCCTGAAAGGACCCTCACCATGAAGCGGCTGGGCACCCTCTTCCTGGCGCTGGCGCTGGCCAGCGGCTGCGGCGGCAACAAGAAGGGCGCCTCCAGCTCGAGCGGCAGCGCGTCGGCGAGCAGCACCGCAGCGAGCAGCACCAGCGGCTCGGGAAGCAGCAGCGGCAGCACGGCGACGTCGAGCACCAGCGGCTCGTCCGGCGGCGGCAGCACCGGCCAGAGCGCGAGCATCAGCAGCAGCAGCGGCTCGACCGGCACGCACACCACGGGCTCACACGGCTCCACCACCACCGGCACGACGACGTCGTCGAGCACCGGCACCACGGGCTCGAACCAGGCCTGTACCCCGGTGAGCTCCGTCGGCTCGCCGCCCGCGAACGACACGTGCAGCGGCGCGCAGGTGATCGACGTCTCGCAGCTGGGAACGCCCATCAGCGGCACCACGCTCAACGCCCAGAACGACTTCGCCTACGACGACTCCGTGACCCCGAGCTGCACCGGCTTCTCCACGCCCGGTCCCGACGTGGTCTACGCGTTCACGCCCACGACCACTGCCGAGTACATGCTCAACGTCGACCCCAACGGAACCGGCCTCGGCTGGGACGTCGCCATCTACGTGCTGCCGACCTGCCCCGCGAGCTGCCAGAACATGCCCGTGTGCATGGTCGGCGCGGACGCGGCCGGCACGGGCCAGCCCGAGACGCTGACCACCACCTTCACGGCCGGGACGACGTACTTCATCATCGTCGACTCCTGGACGTCCGGCGACTCGGGCGCGTTCACGCTCACGCTCACCGAGCTCGTGCCGCCGAGCAACGACACCTGCACCAACCCCAAGAACCTCCCCGAGGGCGCCGACGCGGGCCTGGTCGGCGAGCTCTTCCTCGGCGCCGCGAACGACTACAACCCGTCGGCAGCCTCGACCACCTGCACCGGCAACGACGAGAGCACGCCGGACGTGGTCTACAGCTTCACGCCCAGTGAAACCGGCGCGTACGTCTTCACGCTCGACGGCA is from Deltaproteobacteria bacterium and encodes:
- the aroA gene encoding 3-phosphoshikimate 1-carboxyvinyltransferase: MRVTVRRAKKLQGELVAPGDKSISHRALLFATLGSGTCEVRHLSPGADVRSTASCLRALGGELHASGETMLVKGVGLRGLHPALDTLDCGNSGTTMRLLAGVIAGSEVGGTLDGDASLRSRPMRRVTEPLREMGAAAMGVPGPSGREFAPLRIDIGRKLHGIDIALAISSAQVKSAILLAGLWAEGETRVREPSPSRDHTERMLRSLGVALRDEAGARVLTPPTRDWTMPAIFDVPGDPSSAAFVLAAAALVPDGEVRVRGVNTNPTRTGFLRALERMGASLTLEPMGERAGEPVADLVLRGGATLRAIHVEPSEIPSMVDEVPILSVLATQAQGTTEIRGAGELRVKESDRLAQIARGLTAMGARVEELPDGLRIDGPTPLHGATIDAARDHRIAMSFAVAGLCADGDTAVEGAEWADISFPGFFEALARWTNGAVDARGDWSGF